In Nocardioides sp. JQ2195, a genomic segment contains:
- a CDS encoding acyl-CoA thioesterase domain-containing protein: MGLAFYRRDGDSLVPQPLAKSLWGANNMHGVAISAGLSRAAERALRDLGRDDLQPARYTVDLFRPAAMVPSTFTAEVVREGPRICLIDVSMLQEGERVARASALFLSTSTNPSGEVWQPADADRPAPPPLDLAPEGSEPHVPWFHSSAGWSQDFSEHQNSARKATWQTGVPAVDGEPATPFTAVASIADATTMVVNWGSKGVEHINTDITVTLSRLPDGVQLGLSALDHLEHDGISVGTATIFDRRGPIGTTVMTAIANTRRTVDFDNVTYADDGSRSSPGA; the protein is encoded by the coding sequence ATGGGACTGGCGTTCTACAGGCGTGACGGCGACAGCCTCGTGCCGCAGCCACTGGCCAAGAGCCTGTGGGGTGCGAACAACATGCACGGCGTCGCGATCAGTGCGGGTCTCTCCCGTGCCGCGGAGAGAGCCCTGCGCGACCTGGGCCGCGACGACCTCCAGCCGGCCCGCTACACCGTCGACCTGTTCCGGCCCGCGGCGATGGTGCCGAGCACCTTCACCGCCGAGGTCGTGCGCGAGGGCCCCCGGATCTGCCTGATCGACGTCTCGATGCTGCAGGAGGGCGAGCGAGTGGCCCGGGCCAGCGCCCTCTTCCTCAGCACCAGCACCAACCCCTCGGGAGAGGTCTGGCAGCCGGCCGATGCCGATCGTCCGGCGCCACCGCCGCTCGACCTGGCGCCCGAGGGCTCCGAGCCGCACGTGCCGTGGTTCCACAGCTCCGCCGGCTGGTCACAGGACTTCAGCGAGCACCAGAACTCCGCCCGCAAGGCCACCTGGCAGACCGGCGTACCCGCCGTCGACGGCGAGCCGGCCACCCCGTTCACCGCCGTGGCCAGCATCGCCGACGCCACCACGATGGTGGTCAACTGGGGGTCCAAGGGCGTCGAGCACATCAACACCGACATCACGGTCACGCTCTCGCGACTGCCCGACGGCGTCCAGCTCGGGCTGTCCGCGCTCGACCACCTCGAGCACGACGGCATCTCGGTGGGAACGGCCACGATCTTCGACCGCCGCGGCCCGATCGGAACCACGGTGATGACCGCGATCGCCAACACCCGGCGCACCGTCGACTTCGACAACGTCACCTACGCCGACGACGGCTCCCGCAGCTCCCCCGGCGCCTGA
- a CDS encoding PLP-dependent cysteine synthase family protein yields the protein MNEAIRLVEADANRSADTHLHVFPLPAEWGIDLYLKDESVHPTGSLKHRLARSLFLHALCNGWIGPDTTIIEASSGSTAVSEAYFARLLGLRFVAVMPRSTSPEKIALIEFHGGVSHLVDDPSSIYDESRRLAEETGGHYMDQFTYAERATDWRGNNNIAESIFDQMAKERHPVPSWVVVGAGTGGTSATIGRYVRYRRLDTRLCVVDPENSAFFEGWAEDDLSARGSGSRIEGIGRPRVEPSFLPGVVDSMIRVPDAASIAAARWCSEVTGRFVGGSTGTALWGALHQIADMRDHGEDGSVVTLLCDGGERYAHTYYSDDWLAAQGIDIAPYTRVLERFRETGSLALAADS from the coding sequence CTGAACGAGGCGATTCGCCTGGTGGAGGCCGACGCCAACCGGTCGGCCGACACCCACCTGCACGTCTTCCCGCTGCCGGCCGAGTGGGGGATCGACCTCTACCTCAAGGACGAATCGGTCCACCCCACCGGTTCGTTGAAGCACCGGCTGGCCCGGTCGCTGTTCCTCCATGCCCTGTGCAACGGCTGGATCGGACCTGACACCACGATCATCGAGGCCTCGTCGGGCTCCACCGCGGTCTCCGAGGCCTACTTCGCCCGCCTGCTCGGGTTGCGCTTCGTCGCGGTGATGCCGCGCTCCACCTCGCCGGAGAAGATCGCACTGATCGAGTTCCACGGGGGCGTCTCCCACCTGGTCGATGACCCCTCGTCGATCTATGACGAGTCGCGTCGGCTGGCCGAGGAGACCGGCGGGCACTACATGGACCAGTTCACGTATGCCGAGCGGGCCACCGACTGGCGCGGAAACAACAACATCGCCGAGTCGATCTTCGACCAGATGGCCAAGGAGCGGCATCCCGTTCCGTCGTGGGTCGTGGTGGGCGCCGGCACGGGTGGCACCTCGGCGACCATCGGGCGCTACGTGCGCTACCGGCGGCTGGACACCCGGCTGTGCGTGGTCGATCCGGAGAACTCGGCGTTCTTCGAGGGCTGGGCCGAGGACGATCTCTCTGCCCGGGGATCGGGCTCACGCATCGAGGGCATCGGCCGCCCCCGGGTCGAGCCCTCGTTCCTCCCCGGTGTCGTCGACAGCATGATCCGGGTCCCCGACGCGGCCTCCATCGCTGCCGCCCGGTGGTGCTCGGAGGTGACGGGGCGGTTCGTCGGGGGATCCACCGGCACGGCCCTGTGGGGTGCGCTGCACCAGATCGCCGACATGCGCGACCACGGTGAGGACGGCTCGGTGGTCACGCTGCTCTGTGACGGCGGTGAGCGCTATGCACACACCTACTACTCCGACGACTGGCTGGCTGCGCAGGGCATCGACATCGCGCCGTACACCCGGGTGCTCGAGCGCTTCCGCGAGACCGGGTCGCTGGCCCTGGCCGCAGATTCCTGA
- a CDS encoding DUF4229 domain-containing protein, which translates to MKEFAVYTLMRVVLFLGALGITVGIWAAFADGSVQMIWAVVIAFLISGAASLFLLNPQRERFARVVQTRAEKASKKFDEARAREDDQ; encoded by the coding sequence GTGAAGGAATTCGCTGTCTACACCCTGATGCGCGTCGTGCTGTTCCTCGGCGCCCTCGGAATCACTGTCGGCATCTGGGCCGCGTTCGCCGACGGGTCGGTCCAGATGATCTGGGCGGTGGTGATCGCGTTCCTGATTTCCGGGGCGGCCTCGTTGTTCCTGCTGAACCCGCAGCGCGAGCGGTTCGCCCGCGTCGTACAGACCAGGGCGGAGAAGGCGTCCAAGAAGTTCGACGAGGCAAGGGCCCGCGAGGACGACCAGTGA
- the ccsB gene encoding c-type cytochrome biogenesis protein CcsB — MSNTQWESLSVQAVAVVGVVYFLALLAHLAEWAVLRKLPNEAPVDARTRTFGRFGFLLTVIGACVHLIGLVGRGMAADPNRVPWGNMYEFVLSGTFMVVLIFLLLRARFHLQWLAPVVVGFVLVILMVSQLTLYEEVVPLTEALSSPWLVIHVVSAVIATGAFSIGAMLSVLFLIKERSSERTTGFIGRMPAPEVLDRVAYRVHAFAFPVWTFAVLITGPIWAHYAWSRYWGWDAKEVWAFITWVVYAAYLHARATAGWKGRNAAIVALVGVATLWFNFIGINYFFGGSSQHSYAAPAVVSVQGPADASVPLSPGTR; from the coding sequence GTGAGCAACACCCAGTGGGAGAGCCTCAGCGTCCAGGCGGTCGCCGTCGTGGGGGTGGTCTACTTCCTTGCCCTGTTGGCGCACCTGGCCGAGTGGGCCGTGCTGCGCAAGCTGCCCAACGAGGCTCCGGTCGACGCCCGCACCAGGACCTTCGGTCGCTTCGGCTTCCTGCTGACCGTCATCGGCGCCTGCGTGCACCTCATCGGCCTGGTCGGGCGCGGGATGGCCGCGGACCCCAACCGGGTCCCGTGGGGCAACATGTACGAGTTCGTGCTCAGCGGCACCTTCATGGTGGTGCTGATCTTCCTGCTGCTCCGGGCCAGGTTCCACCTGCAGTGGCTGGCTCCCGTCGTGGTCGGCTTCGTGCTGGTCATCCTGATGGTCTCCCAGCTGACCCTCTATGAAGAGGTCGTGCCGCTCACCGAGGCCCTCTCCTCCCCGTGGCTCGTGATCCACGTGGTCTCCGCGGTGATCGCGACCGGGGCCTTCTCCATCGGCGCGATGCTCTCGGTGCTCTTCCTGATCAAGGAACGGTCGTCCGAGCGGACCACGGGCTTCATCGGCCGGATGCCGGCCCCGGAGGTGCTCGACCGGGTGGCCTACCGGGTGCACGCCTTCGCGTTCCCGGTGTGGACCTTCGCCGTGCTGATCACCGGACCCATCTGGGCGCACTACGCCTGGTCGCGCTACTGGGGCTGGGACGCCAAGGAGGTCTGGGCGTTCATCACCTGGGTCGTCTACGCGGCGTACCTCCACGCCCGTGCCACCGCCGGCTGGAAGGGCCGCAATGCGGCGATCGTCGCGCTCGTCGGCGTGGCCACGCTGTGGTTCAACTTCATCGGCATCAACTACTTCTTCGGCGGCAGCTCCCAGCACTCGTACGCCGCCCCGGCCGTGGTGTCGGTGCAGGGCCCGGCGGACGCGTCCGTGCCCCTTTCGCCGGGCACCCGGTGA
- a CDS encoding cytochrome c biogenesis protein ResB codes for MAAPDLNIRELLRWTWRQLTSMRTALILLLMLALGAIPSSVIPQDDIDAFKASQWRDQHPKLTPIYEKLGLFSVFDSVWFAAIYLLLVLSLVGCILPRTRVYWRSLRAAPPKAPRNLTRLPDSTSYTTAEPADDVLARAQQVLKKRRFRLVTDESGVISAERGRLREAGNLLFHISVLVVLVGFSMGSLFGYKGGVIVWQDGGFSNNLTQYDDFVPGSLMQAEDMEPFSFQLEEFDIKWLLSGPRKGMAQQFVAHLNYRETPDGEEKEYGLRVNHPLSIGETDLFLIGHGYAPSITIRDGNGDVAFSGPVIFLPEDQATFRSFGVAKAPDAKPRQIGLEGLLYPTYANVDGDPVSVFGDDRNPRLSMLAFVGNLGMDSGEPQSIYAMDKSRMTQLTKKDGSMFRVDLFEGETRKLPDGAGSVTFDGIRPWVRIQISKTPGTKVALAGVILGLVGLLGSLFVRPRRVWVRTRREDDETVVEVAALDRSGGGEVETELAEIVALLRAGDAREEKS; via the coding sequence ATGGCCGCCCCTGACCTCAACATCCGCGAGCTGCTGCGCTGGACGTGGCGCCAGCTCACCTCCATGCGCACGGCGCTGATCCTGCTGCTGATGCTGGCGCTCGGCGCGATCCCCAGCTCGGTGATCCCGCAGGACGACATCGACGCCTTCAAGGCCTCCCAGTGGCGTGACCAGCACCCGAAGCTGACGCCCATCTACGAGAAGCTCGGCCTGTTCTCCGTCTTCGACTCGGTCTGGTTCGCCGCGATCTACCTGCTGCTGGTGCTGTCGTTGGTCGGCTGCATCCTGCCCCGGACCCGCGTCTACTGGCGCAGCCTGCGCGCCGCCCCGCCCAAGGCTCCCCGCAACCTGACCCGCCTCCCGGACAGCACGTCGTACACCACGGCGGAGCCGGCCGACGACGTCCTGGCCCGCGCGCAGCAGGTGCTGAAGAAGCGGCGGTTCCGGCTCGTCACCGACGAGAGCGGTGTCATCTCGGCCGAGCGCGGCCGCCTCCGCGAGGCCGGCAACCTGCTCTTCCACATCTCCGTGCTCGTGGTGCTGGTCGGCTTCTCGATGGGGTCCCTCTTCGGCTACAAGGGTGGCGTCATCGTCTGGCAGGACGGCGGTTTCTCCAACAACCTCACCCAGTACGACGACTTCGTGCCGGGCAGCCTGATGCAGGCCGAGGACATGGAGCCGTTCTCGTTCCAGCTCGAAGAGTTCGACATCAAGTGGTTGCTGAGCGGGCCGCGCAAGGGGATGGCGCAGCAGTTCGTCGCGCACCTGAACTACCGAGAGACGCCCGACGGCGAGGAGAAGGAGTACGGCCTCCGGGTCAACCACCCGCTCTCCATCGGCGAGACCGACCTGTTCCTGATCGGCCACGGCTATGCGCCGTCGATCACCATCCGTGACGGCAACGGAGACGTCGCGTTCTCGGGCCCGGTGATCTTCCTGCCCGAGGACCAGGCCACCTTCCGCTCCTTCGGTGTCGCCAAGGCGCCGGATGCCAAGCCGCGCCAGATCGGGCTCGAGGGGCTGCTCTACCCGACGTACGCCAACGTCGACGGGGACCCGGTCTCGGTCTTCGGTGACGACCGCAACCCACGGCTGTCGATGCTGGCCTTCGTCGGCAACCTCGGCATGGACTCCGGTGAGCCGCAGTCGATCTATGCGATGGACAAGTCGCGGATGACCCAGCTGACGAAGAAGGACGGCTCGATGTTCCGGGTCGACCTCTTCGAGGGTGAGACCCGGAAGCTGCCCGACGGTGCCGGCTCGGTGACCTTCGACGGGATCAGGCCGTGGGTGCGGATCCAGATCAGCAAGACCCCGGGGACCAAGGTGGCGCTGGCAGGGGTCATCCTTGGCCTTGTGGGCCTGCTCGGCTCGCTGTTCGTCAGGCCGCGTCGGGTCTGGGTCCGCACTCGCCGCGAGGACGACGAGACCGTGGTCGAGGTCGCGGCCCTGGACAGGTCGGGGGGTGGCGAGGTCGAGACCGAGCTCGCCGAGATTGTTGCGTTGCTCCGAGCGGGCGACGCGCGTGAGGAGAAATCGTGA
- a CDS encoding cytochrome c biogenesis CcdA family protein, which translates to MAEFFQDSVMSGSLVVALPVALLAGLVSFFSPCVIPLLPGYLSYATGLSGADLEHAHRGRMLAGSLLFVLGFGSVFVALGALSGYFGSTLLAHDRTITVVLGVLVILLGLAFIGLIPMLQRDVRVHKVPAVGLAAAPFLGFLFGLGWTPCIGPTLGAILTLGINEATVARSAVLSAAYTLGLGVPFIIAGLAYRRALGAFAFIRRHQAWVTRIGGAMLVLIGVLLVTGWWDWIVNWMQVRFILGFETSV; encoded by the coding sequence ATGGCTGAGTTCTTCCAGGACTCGGTGATGTCGGGGTCCCTGGTCGTCGCCCTGCCCGTCGCGCTGCTCGCCGGCCTGGTCTCCTTCTTCTCGCCCTGCGTGATCCCGCTGCTCCCCGGCTACCTGTCCTACGCGACCGGTCTCTCGGGTGCCGACCTCGAGCACGCCCACCGCGGCCGGATGCTGGCCGGGTCGCTGCTCTTCGTCCTCGGCTTCGGCAGCGTCTTCGTGGCACTGGGTGCACTGTCGGGCTACTTCGGCTCCACGCTCCTGGCGCACGACCGCACCATCACCGTCGTGCTCGGGGTGCTGGTGATCCTGCTCGGACTCGCCTTCATCGGCCTGATCCCGATGCTGCAGCGCGACGTGCGGGTGCACAAGGTCCCCGCCGTCGGCCTGGCCGCCGCCCCGTTCCTCGGCTTCCTGTTCGGCCTCGGCTGGACCCCCTGCATCGGCCCGACCCTGGGCGCGATCCTGACCCTCGGCATCAACGAGGCCACCGTGGCCCGCAGCGCGGTCCTCTCCGCGGCGTACACGCTGGGGCTCGGCGTGCCGTTCATCATCGCCGGGCTGGCCTACCGCCGAGCCCTCGGCGCCTTCGCGTTCATCCGTCGCCACCAGGCCTGGGTGACGCGCATCGGTGGGGCCATGCTGGTGCTGATCGGGGTGCTCCTGGTCACCGGTTGGTGGGACTGGATCGTCAACTGGATGCAGGTTCGCTTCATCCTCGGATTCGAGACGAGTGTCTGA
- a CDS encoding TlpA disulfide reductase family protein: MNPQPRPLARRTTAAVAAACLLLLTACSSLEGTGDKGYVSGNGQITQLERGERTSAIKLSGEDLAGEDLSLADFRGKVVVVNVWGAWCVECREEAPDIVGVANEVDPDEVVFVGLNNRDPSRENAKGYVRTFDVPFRSIFDPSGKSLLAFHGTLTPYSTPSTVIIDQQGRVAASVLGVMPSKNTLSDLIDDVVAEGGQGDG; the protein is encoded by the coding sequence CTGAACCCCCAGCCCCGCCCGCTCGCCCGCCGCACGACTGCCGCGGTCGCTGCTGCCTGCCTGCTCCTGCTCACCGCCTGCTCCTCGCTGGAGGGCACCGGTGACAAGGGATACGTCTCGGGCAACGGCCAGATCACCCAGCTCGAGCGTGGCGAGCGCACCTCGGCGATCAAGCTGAGCGGCGAGGACCTCGCGGGCGAGGACCTCTCCCTCGCCGACTTCCGCGGCAAGGTCGTGGTGGTGAACGTCTGGGGCGCCTGGTGCGTGGAGTGCCGCGAGGAGGCCCCGGACATCGTCGGGGTGGCCAACGAGGTCGACCCTGACGAGGTGGTCTTCGTCGGGCTCAACAACCGTGACCCCTCGCGCGAGAACGCCAAGGGCTACGTGCGCACCTTCGACGTGCCGTTCCGCTCGATCTTCGACCCGTCGGGCAAGAGCCTGCTGGCCTTCCACGGCACGCTCACGCCGTACTCCACCCCGAGCACGGTCATCATCGACCAGCAGGGGCGGGTGGCCGCCAGCGTGCTGGGTGTGATGCCGAGCAAGAACACCCTGAGCGACCTGATCGACGACGTCGTCGCCGAGGGCGGGCAGGGAGATGGCTGA
- a CDS encoding histidine phosphatase family protein, with protein MTEKTTVHLLRHGEVHNPEGVLYGRMSGYHLSDRGREMAQVVAEAIKHRDITHLRVSPLERAQETARPLAHARGLDMVTDERVIESSNLFEGKRFAGEHNALKNPSTWRHLWNPLRPSWGEPFKEVAARMMAAVYDARDAATGHEAVIVSHQLPIWTTRLYVEKRSYLHDPRKRQCTLCSLTSLNFEDERLVSLTYSEPAGHLIPVKDKSAPFSAGDAPEEKRP; from the coding sequence ATGACCGAGAAGACCACCGTCCACCTGCTCCGCCACGGTGAGGTGCACAACCCCGAGGGCGTGCTCTACGGGCGGATGAGCGGCTACCACCTCTCCGACCGCGGCCGCGAGATGGCGCAGGTCGTCGCCGAGGCGATCAAGCACCGCGACATCACCCACCTGCGCGTCTCGCCGCTGGAGCGGGCCCAGGAGACGGCGCGGCCGTTGGCCCACGCGCGGGGTCTCGACATGGTCACCGACGAGCGGGTCATCGAGTCCTCGAACCTCTTCGAGGGCAAGCGGTTCGCCGGGGAGCACAACGCCCTGAAGAACCCCTCGACCTGGCGCCACCTGTGGAACCCGCTGAGGCCCTCGTGGGGCGAGCCGTTCAAGGAGGTCGCCGCGCGCATGATGGCTGCGGTGTACGACGCCCGCGACGCCGCCACCGGCCACGAAGCGGTGATCGTCTCCCACCAGCTGCCGATCTGGACCACGCGCCTGTACGTCGAGAAGCGGTCCTACCTGCACGACCCGCGCAAGCGGCAGTGCACGCTGTGCTCGCTCACCTCGCTGAACTTCGAGGACGAGCGGCTGGTCTCGCTGACCTACTCCGAGCCGGCCGGCCACCTCATCCCCGTCAAGGACAAGTCCGCGCCGTTCTCGGCCGGTGACGCTCCCGAGGAGAAGCGGCCCTGA
- the hemL gene encoding glutamate-1-semialdehyde 2,1-aminomutase has product MTSAVPPSSARRSAQRSAEFFDRAQAVTPGGVNSPVRAFSAVGGTPRFIRSAAGAWLTDVDGNEYVDLICSWGPMLLGHGHPEVMAAVQDAVTRGTSYGTPTVPEVELAEEIVSRTPIEKVRFVSSGTEATMSAIRLARGFTGRDLVIKFAGCYHGHVDSLLASAGSGLATLRGTTAEVHSVSSTPGVPQSFVDQTLVLPYNDPDAIRAVFAEHGDRIACVITEAAPGNMGVVPPGQFDGRSFNAVLSDLCRESGALFISDEVMTGFRASRQGQWGLDGAVEGWRPDLVTFGKVMGGGFPAAAFGGRADVMGHLSPEGPVYQAGTLSGNPIATTAGLVTLRLATDDVYAHITAAGETIKAAAAEALSTAGVPHRIQSTGTMFSVFFRDGEVRDFDAADAQSLPAYTAFFHAMLDAGVYLPPSAYETWFLSSAHDDRAVQTVLDALPGAARAAAAANEDAGGQTTKGM; this is encoded by the coding sequence GTGACTTCCGCAGTGCCCCCCTCCAGCGCCCGTCGATCGGCCCAACGATCGGCAGAGTTCTTCGACCGGGCGCAGGCGGTGACTCCCGGTGGGGTCAACTCGCCGGTCCGCGCGTTCAGCGCCGTGGGAGGCACCCCCCGCTTCATCCGCTCCGCGGCCGGCGCCTGGCTGACCGACGTCGACGGCAACGAGTACGTCGACCTGATCTGCTCGTGGGGGCCGATGCTGCTCGGCCACGGCCACCCCGAGGTCATGGCGGCCGTACAGGACGCAGTGACACGTGGGACGTCGTACGGCACCCCGACCGTGCCCGAGGTCGAGCTGGCCGAGGAGATCGTCTCCCGGACGCCGATCGAGAAGGTCCGGTTCGTCTCCTCCGGCACCGAGGCCACCATGTCCGCGATCCGACTGGCCCGCGGCTTCACCGGCCGCGACCTCGTGATCAAGTTCGCCGGCTGCTACCACGGCCACGTCGACTCGTTGCTCGCCTCGGCCGGCTCCGGGCTGGCCACGCTGCGTGGGACCACCGCCGAGGTCCACTCGGTCTCCAGCACCCCCGGCGTCCCGCAGAGCTTCGTCGACCAGACCCTCGTCCTGCCCTACAACGACCCCGACGCGATCCGGGCGGTCTTCGCCGAGCACGGCGACCGGATCGCCTGCGTGATCACCGAGGCGGCCCCCGGCAACATGGGGGTCGTCCCTCCCGGCCAGTTCGACGGCCGCAGCTTCAACGCCGTGCTCTCCGACCTGTGCCGGGAGAGCGGCGCGCTGTTCATCTCCGACGAGGTGATGACGGGCTTCCGGGCCAGCAGGCAGGGCCAGTGGGGCCTCGACGGGGCGGTCGAGGGCTGGCGGCCCGACCTGGTCACGTTCGGCAAGGTCATGGGCGGTGGGTTCCCGGCGGCAGCCTTCGGTGGTCGCGCCGACGTGATGGGCCACCTCTCGCCCGAGGGGCCGGTCTACCAGGCCGGCACGCTGAGCGGGAACCCGATCGCCACCACTGCGGGGCTCGTCACGCTGCGCCTGGCCACCGACGACGTCTACGCACACATCACCGCGGCCGGCGAGACGATCAAGGCCGCCGCCGCGGAGGCGCTGTCGACGGCCGGCGTCCCGCACCGGATCCAGTCCACGGGCACCATGTTCTCGGTGTTCTTCCGCGACGGCGAGGTCCGCGACTTCGACGCTGCCGACGCACAGTCGCTGCCGGCGTACACCGCCTTCTTCCACGCCATGCTCGACGCCGGCGTCTACCTGCCGCCCTCGGCCTACGAGACGTGGTTCCTGTCCAGCGCCCATGACGATCGTGCGGTCCAGACCGTCCTCGATGCCCTGCCGGGCGCCGCTCGCGCGGCCGCGGCAGCCAACGAGGACGCCGGCGGCCAGACCACCAAGGGAATGTGA
- a CDS encoding lytic murein transglycosylase, whose translation MALVPLALLSTAWTASLVGVGGGTVASAADSEGRLPDGTAVPTEAIEDPASFSQPGSLGLGVPKGDGAQIVQTASTNGVPSAALAAYQRAATVINAADKSCQIPWELVAAIGRVESDHGRTGNNTLGKDGISRPGIYGIALDGSNDTQEITDTDAGQFDRDAKFDRAVGPMQFIPSTWSVVGVDADGDGERNPQDVDDAALAAAVYLCSGNDDLSSEAGQRSAVYRYNHSEKYVDLVLRIKDAYMSGDYSSVPNNTTSAISIPTDYTFTQPTNGQQLGSPQSEPANNGTQAASGAEPGTSTNSGSTDSGSTGTQTDPTPTVPTTNDPGETIKKGIEDGKKAVEETVKKVTDPVTQTLTKTQATTQCLASGILALDVNRLNACIADLMNP comes from the coding sequence ATGGCTCTCGTTCCGCTCGCCCTGCTGTCCACCGCGTGGACCGCCAGCCTCGTGGGCGTGGGTGGCGGCACGGTTGCCTCCGCTGCTGACAGCGAGGGTCGGCTCCCCGACGGCACCGCCGTGCCGACCGAGGCGATCGAGGACCCGGCGAGCTTCTCGCAGCCCGGTTCGCTCGGTCTCGGCGTCCCCAAGGGCGATGGCGCGCAGATCGTGCAGACTGCCTCGACCAACGGCGTCCCCTCGGCGGCCCTGGCCGCCTACCAGCGAGCCGCGACCGTCATCAACGCCGCCGACAAGTCGTGCCAGATCCCGTGGGAGCTCGTCGCCGCCATCGGCCGCGTCGAGTCCGACCACGGTCGCACCGGCAACAACACCCTCGGCAAGGACGGCATCTCCCGCCCGGGCATCTACGGCATCGCCCTGGACGGCTCGAACGACACCCAGGAGATCACCGACACCGACGCCGGCCAGTTCGACCGCGACGCGAAGTTCGACCGCGCCGTCGGGCCGATGCAGTTCATCCCCTCCACGTGGTCGGTCGTGGGCGTCGACGCCGACGGCGACGGCGAGCGCAACCCGCAGGACGTCGACGACGCGGCCCTCGCCGCGGCCGTCTACCTCTGCTCGGGCAACGACGACCTGTCCTCCGAGGCCGGCCAGCGCTCGGCGGTCTACCGCTACAACCACTCCGAGAAGTACGTCGACCTGGTCCTGCGGATCAAGGACGCCTACATGAGCGGTGACTACTCCTCGGTCCCGAACAACACCACGTCCGCGATCTCCATCCCGACGGACTACACGTTCACCCAGCCCACCAACGGCCAGCAGCTCGGCTCGCCGCAGAGTGAGCCCGCGAACAACGGGACCCAAGCCGCCAGCGGCGCCGAGCCCGGCACCAGCACGAACTCCGGTTCGACCGACTCCGGCAGCACCGGCACCCAGACCGACCCGACTCCGACGGTGCCGACCACCAACGACCCGGGCGAGACGATCAAGAAGGGCATCGAAGACGGCAAGAAGGCTGTCGAGGAGACAGTCAAGAAGGTCACCGACCCCGTCACGCAGACGCTGACGAAGACGCAGGCCACCACGCAGTGCCTCGCCTCCGGCATCCTGGCACTCGACGTGAACCGTCTCAACGCATGCATCGCGGACCTGATGAATCCCTGA
- the hemB gene encoding porphobilinogen synthase, producing the protein MEFPTVRPRRLRRTPGLRAMVAETSFEARQLVLPVFVREGAREPIPISSMPGVVQHTRSSLKAAAAEAAELGLGGIMLFGVPESKDPTGSGALDPAGILNVAIADVVAEVGDSLSVMSDLCLDEFTSHGHCGVLDAEGRVDNDATLEVYAEMARAHAAAGVHMVGPSGMMDGQVGVVRAALDDAGASDVAILAYSAKYASAFYGPFREAVDSSLQGDRRTYQQDSANALEGVREALLDIDEGADLVMVKPALAYLDVIRRVRDAVDVPVAAYNISGEYAMVEAAAANGWIDREPAIMETLLSIRRAGADVILTYWAAEAARLLRR; encoded by the coding sequence ATGGAGTTCCCCACAGTGCGGCCGCGTCGGCTGCGTCGTACCCCCGGTCTGCGGGCCATGGTGGCGGAGACGTCGTTCGAGGCACGCCAGCTGGTGCTGCCGGTCTTCGTGCGCGAAGGGGCCCGCGAGCCGATCCCGATCAGCTCGATGCCGGGTGTCGTGCAGCACACCCGCTCGTCGCTGAAGGCGGCCGCCGCGGAGGCCGCCGAGCTCGGGTTGGGCGGCATCATGCTCTTCGGGGTGCCCGAGTCGAAGGACCCCACCGGCTCCGGAGCCCTCGACCCGGCGGGGATCCTCAACGTGGCGATCGCCGACGTGGTGGCCGAGGTGGGCGACTCCCTCTCGGTGATGAGCGACCTGTGCCTCGACGAGTTCACCTCCCACGGGCACTGTGGTGTGCTCGATGCGGAGGGGCGGGTCGACAACGACGCCACGCTCGAGGTGTACGCCGAGATGGCCCGCGCGCATGCCGCGGCCGGGGTGCACATGGTCGGGCCCAGCGGGATGATGGACGGACAGGTCGGCGTCGTCCGTGCCGCTCTCGACGATGCCGGTGCCAGTGACGTCGCGATCCTGGCCTACTCCGCGAAGTACGCCTCCGCGTTCTACGGCCCCTTCCGCGAGGCGGTGGACTCGTCCCTGCAGGGCGATCGGCGCACCTATCAGCAGGATTCCGCGAACGCCCTCGAGGGCGTCCGCGAGGCGCTCCTCGACATCGACGAGGGTGCTGACCTGGTGATGGTCAAGCCGGCTCTCGCCTATCTCGACGTCATCCGCCGGGTGCGCGACGCCGTCGACGTGCCGGTGGCGGCCTACAACATCTCGGGGGAGTACGCCATGGTCGAGGCGGCCGCCGCCAACGGCTGGATCGACCGCGAGCCCGCGATCATGGAGACGCTGCTCTCGATCCGACGAGCCGGTGCCGACGTGATCCTGACCTACTGGGCCGCCGAAGCCGCACGCCTCCTGCGACGCTGA